The Plasmodium brasilianum strain Bolivian I chromosome 14, whole genome shotgun sequence genome contains a region encoding:
- a CDS encoding AP2 domain transcription factor AP2-FG produces MKDITDYSKINDSITCGSKENVEINYELSNGNQVIVHNEVNYFDDNNYIGAQEENDMINGNLCLEPNMSSEENYYNDNVKDVNNYECIILDNKNNRIENIAEEYNIDNIDKEILINGKNLLGKKVYNCIINENVNSLINVNRQIINDSKLLNLKNLGYDVTYANNSPSIANDDIQNVEDNENLNYVSTLLNESTNMYHEDNNVQVGNSSDEGTINNNINNVDNISSVNNISSVNNISSVNNISSVNNISSVNNISSANNISSVNNISSVNNISSANNISSVNNISSVNNISSVNNISSANNISSVNNISSANNISSVNNNFSSNNDITNNNIESYISVLYNSNVVSQDNIGNSTFTENLNYVNNYSNVPMEGDRAVIKQTGREDEEDMGNQSADIIMNDINEQTFVEQNGSDSRDDKFMYFNNIPYSINNNNNSTNNSYTYTNYMKSTANHFIDSNNENYSYEVDAKNNVYINNFIANLNKCPVNTLTNVSSCNTVKTNYNICNSGSSNNNSSSFMGNGNSTVSSSNQGHLINNKSSNGRSSYNKTVKKYSMKNCEMINTNSTVSVDTAFLNNYEEEEDEEKQSSNHNNNGSGSSDRNNSENDNGKDNSNGNNSSNKGGGNNKNNNNNNNNRNNYGSNRRNNKKNGGNSSCVKRNNAMCREKKELMIVDTNFDQIGNVHLENNDCRNNTDILNTFNDENHVKLNSNYSRDENTNNCMNLSNLNGSDHSMICSNPDNNRKVEVKKEDIKKFTDNNSCTYMDSRICNNNMNGSCYRNFISKSEGNDVKMHSIANGSIITNSELLTGVVSGINDNVVDNRSLNGSNNNISCSKNNLDISENMNNSEENFAIYQPNENGIFNSVNVDNGNLNYVEENSYSNEVDEYNVEDDYSLNDSYDINMYNGLIANNSNENSSNNNHNVNHKLNGGSHYNVHNHINIKDMNVHIKNMENFANELVPSCIICNQEEYLNKGHIDRGDNNHIGINLNNNCSVNNNTSHCTKEMNEEKYSICKNDISNNNYNTLLLMYNQNNEELNENVSENINEEIIEDITEDVNEANNESNCNMQNVAIDPIYLLENMNNQSASGTNNTMINNYTNYESVHLMPIEDAESEYASKMGYYETVNEQLNDERDYDYLSNQANGNNNNNSNGNGNTNDNSNNYSINNCNNNNYSNMCNNNICNDKNCNDNNCNDNNCSNNFNDNNCNDNNCSNNFNNSNDQWMHHVKSYPVEDSAVLPINVSSSFNSSNYTMLSNNSLNGEAIIPAYISNTYNEPMLNNYNSGNDNNNRSSANGDNSNDNNNSLDSDNHNNINNMNISMNNMDNPLSNLNMLVIPKIKGVRFDKSGRRWVASWSQNGNQKRQYFPVKKFGQTQAKYLAIYARIKAVKFMQRKSQRSNENKRAYSKKSLTRGKVKANPNEENNNDDDNDDDDDGDNDNYNYNDHIEDCMDDKDILEENNSSIHSNCTVPNEGIYNDWTDEAYLANYEEYINEENENFMHDVDIALAANLAANLSVNESGNNFQDGSISSNNNNNNLIYDPEHKAMENVMGLPHNMESNACTLGENDFIFNYNNNLNCDNNVSGFPNIDDPNCDLYVINGAIVGRDQLEEQIQQQMEEQMEQQMQNEVQQQIEEEIQQQIYFQVDNINNDINEVDGVDEVHEAEGMPIFNSHNAEHEKFIIDNNNNSSNNNIIVKNDTGEYNTAQLSNVYKNEIGNLERNENVNGQINNFIHRDNQTMMNLQDIKDNRLCEYKIKKEGDEQSNIHKRYSVKEEQDKHKKQRGRRLKGYIKREKGIYSCVQGEQDAGAEKEPNEEKGMYVKKKEEQIEGPQTTEEQNNQWKEGDTARENYDGPEINCGENNQQNGSFEINMSSQNDVIVNFHLDTADELCDVKENLQNRNDIDEDLAKLILRIERLKRRTINIIVDSNEQLSVQLIEGQTEINGRMDKIKKLQLNEKVALYHQLKKYYVREDYIIYQSGNIISARNGSSSNRGSSNGGNNLRNVQGGSENMTNDSVMEENENKVLHIMEREQFIENGNNNNNIQEIKHKIRKTSDSSRKEHSQFIKLEKNSSNNGSKENKFIHVINGDTKAVHGNGRNSSKENGKDSGKCDNSRDANYLSSENNNEITLKGELDVNLNSNMYVTSRDENDLQIKNEAVNFIKASSEINTNKRRCRSTSSSDFNRNMFNTKYSNAEGIKKQRSLETVEESQTCSYVDKNMLKSIMSSNNNSSYINRNYNNNNTWANIADDRNLNRSSEIVNETAGNNKLAVSHCSQQSDSSFDNMNILISKPGLDNTSSTTATIAATVPSVHASDNCSNSGSNNSGSGNISCSSGNTNVYREITSSGILCASGDRVEDIYIRYRSTSVNRDNIHNKKDNEKNMNYATGNNLNEMNHNRRNMDNRVNNENFENCILNPNDGNKVNGDEDNEKNLLTLVRSSIDNNTSNGSRNNIIPNRNNSMDEGDMVNNKNKRKMVHVNSCTNNGSNMIENYGYGNGLKGEQNQRIYSNGVVLGNINNNNYYDDNDDNYGASAKLPYIPENTSYDSDNFMVYKDNQSFNNISSVVYDMNQKDNNDFDNSTFIHSNNHLGEYNHINSILARVNPSSDNEEIDDKEVEEVNGKEVDSEVVDYNDDNNTSNSTPHHQDYANPLNYAFNNMNSNFHNIVNNTFIDNKENNINRDILNQCNIGTNYNLSYLNNNSNGNFVDCNNINNNNNVDDVAYAELYEYHEDDEIVNQVLDEVVDDVVDDVVDEIIGEGENCENGPREYIMNASPLATLDTNDYNAFHLRNFLYGQNTPCNTDNAGDNCNYEHRNINIEMYSSNNNNINSVSNVRSVNNINHISNNNHVKRGANNGNSNGNIDGSNGGSNGGNSGRSNGGSSGGNSGRSNGRSNGGSNGGNSGRSNNNRANSTMNVIYDNNFAFMNGEYIGARNTTDNNIVTEDNVDIDVDNTDILYSDNNVNVFNIIHSTNSSNCYNYGTNNKNNTYSIMNNTNGTTNTNSTTNSANTNSINNVYSMHYNNFSTHNNTDYLSEKDNIVDSSDAFVFMNDVNNFTQDHISNENMQSQMTQDNSRVLKNYNICNDYYNNDKNKNNINTNCNANYANGAYNNYIYM; encoded by the coding sequence atgaaaGATATAACAGATTATTCGAAAATTAACGACAGTATAACATGTGGCTCAAAAGAAAATGTAGAGATAAATTATGAGTTAAGTAATGGAAACCAGGTAATTGTACATAATGAAGTGAACTATtttgatgataataattatataggTGCACAGGAGGAAAATGATATGATAAATGGCAATTTATGTTTAGAACCAAATATGTCATCAGAGgagaattattataatgataatgtaaaagatgttaataattatgaatgtataattctggataataaaaataatcgCATTGAAAATATTGCTGAAGAATATAACATAGATAATATtgataaagaaatattaataaatggaaaaaactTGTTAGGAAAAAAGGTTTATAACTgtattattaatgaaaatgtaaaCTCTTTAATTAATGTAAACAGACAAATAATAAACGATAGCAAATTGTTGAACTTAAAGAATCTGGGGTATGATGTTACTTATGCTAACAATAGTCCAAGCATAGCAAATGATGATATACAAAATGTAGAGGATAATGAAAACCTTAATTATGTTAGCACCCTATTAAATGAATCTACGAATATGTACCATGAAGATAATAATGTGCAAGTCGGAAATAGCAGTGATGAAGGCActattaacaataatattaataacgTTGACAATATTAGCAGTGTTAACAATATTAGCAGTGTTAACAATATTAGCAGTGTTAACAATATTAGCAGTGTTAACAATATTAGCAGTGTTAACAATATTAGCAGTGCTAACAATATTAGCAGTGTTAACAATATTAGCAGTGTTAACAATATTAGCAGTGCTAACAATATTAGCAGTGTTAACAATATTAGCAGTGTTAACAATATTAGCAGTGTTAACAATATTAGCAGTGCTAACAATATTAGCAGTGTTAACAATATTAGCAGTGCTAACAATATTAGCAGTGTTAACAATAATtttagtagtaataatgacATAACGAACAATAATATTGAGTCGTACATATCAGTTCTTTATAACAGTAATGTGGTTAGCCAAGATAACATAGGTAACAGCACGTTTACTGagaatttaaattatgttaaCAATTACTCCAATGTTCCTATGGAAGGTGATAGGGCAGTTATAAAACAAACAGGCAGGGAGGATGAGGAAGATATGGGTAATCAGTCGGCAGATATAATTATGAAtgatataaatgaacaaacatTTGTGGAACAGAATGGAAGCGATTCAAGAGAcgataaatttatgtatttcaATAACATTCCGtatagtataaataataataataatagtacaaATAACAGTTACACGTACacaaattatatgaaaagtaCTGCTAACCATTTCATCGACtcgaataatgaaaattacaGCTATGAAGTAGATGCTAAAAACAATGTGTacattaataatttcattgCTAATTTAAACAAATGTCCTGTGAATACTTTAACTAATGTGAGTAGCTGTAATACTGTTAAGACTAACTACAATATTTGTAACAGTGGCAGTAGTAACAACAACAGTAGTAGCTTTATGGGCAATGGAAACTCCACCGTAAGTAGTAGTAACCAAGGACAccttataaataataaaagtagcAATGGGAGAAGTAGTTATAATAAGACTGTAAAAAAGTATAGTATGAAAAATTGTGAAATGATTAACACCAACTCTACTGTTAGTGTAGATACGGCATTCCTGAATAACTATGAGGAGGAAGAGGATGAGGAGAAACAGAGTAGTAACCATAACAACAATGGAAGTGGCAGTAGTGATAGAAATAACAGTGAAAACGACAATGGAAAGGACAATAGCAATGGTAATAACAGTAGTAATAAGGGTGGTGGCaacaataaaaacaataataacaacaacaacaatagAAATAACTATGGAAGTAATCGTAGGAACAACAAGAAGAATGGTGGTAATAGCAGTTGTGTCAAGAGGAATAATGCAATGTGTAGAGAGAAAAAGGAACTGATGATAGTTGATACAAATTTTGACCAAATCGGGAATGTCCATTTAGAAAACAATGATTGTCGAAATAACACAGACATATTGAATACATTCAACGATGAGAAtcatgtaaaattaaatagtaaCTATAGTAGAGACGAAAATACGAATAATTGTATGAATTTATCAAATTTAAATGGTTCTGACCATTCTATGATTTGTTCCAATCCagataataatagaaaagtAGAAGTGAAGAAAGAGGACATAAAGAAGTTTACAGATAATAACAGCTGCACATATATGGATTCGcgtatatgtaataataatatgaacggAAGTTGTTATAGGAATTTTATTTCCAAATCAGAAGGGAATGACGTGAAAATGCACTCGATTGCGAACGGAAGTATCATAACAAACTCAGAATTATTAACAGGTGTGGTTAGCGGTATAAATGATAATGTTGTTGACAACAGAAGCTTAAATGGAAGTAACAACAATATTAGTTGTAGCAAAAATAATCTTGATATATCggaaaatatgaacaattcaGAAGAAAATTTTGCCATTTACCAACCGAATGAAAATGGAATTTTTAACAGCGTAAACGTTGATAACGGTAATTTGAATTATGTAGAAGAAAATAGTTACAGCAATGAGGTAGATGAGTATAACGTCGAGGATGATTATAGTTTGAACGATTCATACgatattaatatgtataatggGCTAATTGCTAACAACAGTAATgaaaatagtagtaataacaatcATAATGTAAACCATAAATTAAATGGAGGTAGCCATTATAATGTTCataatcatataaatataaaggatATGAATGTTCATATTAAGAATATGGAGAATTTTGCAAATGAACTGGTACCTAGTTGTATTATATGCAATCAGGAGGAATATCTAAATAAAGGGCATATTGATAGAGGGGATAATAACCATATAGGTATaaatttgaataataattgttcagttaataataatacatcaCACTGTACAAAAGAAAtgaatgaagaaaaatacagtatttgtaaaaacgatatttcaaataataaCTACAACACATTATTACTTATGTATAACCAGAACAATGAGGAATTAAATGAGAACGTAAGTGAGAACATAAATGAGGAAATAATTGAGGACATAACTGAGGATGTAAACGAGGCTAATAATGAATCGAACTGTAATATGCAAAATGTTGCTATAGATCCAATTTATCTTCtggaaaatatgaataatcaGTCAGCTAGTGGTACAAATAATACCAtgattaataattatacGAATTACGAGAGTGTACACCTAATGCCAATAGAAGATGCAGAATCAGAGTATGCTAGTAAGATGGGCTATTATGAAACGGTTAACGAACAGCTAAATGACGAAAGGGACTACGACTATTTGAGCAATCAAGCAAACGgtaataacaacaacaataGCAATGGAAATGGCAATACCAATGACAATAGCAATAACTATAGTATTAACaactgtaataataataactacAGCAATATgtgcaataataatatctgCAATGATAAAAACTGCAATGATAATAACTGCAATGATAATAACTGCAGTAATAACTTCAATGATAATAACTGCAATGATAATAACTGCAGTAATAACTTCAATAACAGCAATGATCAGTGGATGCATCATGTTAAAAGTTATCCTGTCGAGGATAGCGCGGTGCTACCAATTAACGTAAGCAGCAGTTTTAATTCTAGTAATTACACAATGCTTTCCAATAATAGTTTAAATGGAGAAGCTATAATTCCTGCATATATCAGTAACACATATAATGAACCGAtgttaaataattacaatagCGGTAACGATAACAACAACAGAAGTAGCGCCAATGGCGATAATAGTAATGACAATAATAACAGCTTAGACAGTGATAACCATAATAACATTAACAACATGAACATTAGCATGAATAACATGGATAATCCACTAAGCAATCTGAATATGCTGGTAATTCCTAAAATAAAAGGAGTTCGTTTTGACAAATCTGGAAGGAGATGGGTGGCTAGCTGGAGCCAAAATGGAAATCAAAAAAGACAGTATTTCcctgtaaaaaaatttggtCAAACACAAGCAAAATATCTAGCTATTTATGCCCGAATAAAGGCTGTTAAATTCATGCAAAGAAAATCTCAACGATCGAATGAAAATAAGAGGGCCTATTCAAAAAAATCGTTAACAAGAGGTAAAGTAAAAGCAAACCCGAATGAGGAGAAcaataatgatgatgataatgatgatgaCGATGATGGTGATAATGACAATTACAATTACAATGATCATATTGAAGATTGTATGGATGATAAAGACATATTGGAGGAAAATAATTCAAGTATTCATAGTAACTGTACAGTACCAAATGAaggaatatataatgatTGGACGGATGAAGCATATTTAGCAAATTATgaggaatatataaatgaagagaatgaaaattttatgcaCGATGTTGATATAGCGCTGGCGGCAAATCTAGCTGCAAATCTGTCAGTAAATGAAAGTGGAAACAATTTTCAAGATGGTAGtattagtagtaataataataataataatttaatatatgatcCTGAACATAAAGCAATGGAAAATGTAATGGGTCTTCCGCATAACATGGAAAGTAATGCTTGCACTTTAGGAGAAAATGATTTTatctttaattataataataacctTAACTGTGATAATAATGTTAGTGGGTTTCCAAATATTGACGATCCTAACTGtgatttatatgttataaatgGTGCAATAGTAGGAAGAGATCAATTAGAAGAGCAAATACAGCAACAGATGGAAGAACAAATGGAGCAGCAAATGCAGAATGAGGTTCAGCAGCAAATCGAAGAAGAAATCCAACAGCAAATATATTTCCAGGTAGACAACATAAACAACGACATAAATGAGGTAGATGGGGTGGATGAGGTGCACGAGGCAGAGGGCATGCCTATTTTCAATTCTCATAATGCGGAacatgaaaaatttataatagacaacaacaacaacagcAGCAACAACAATATTATTGTAAAGAATGATACGGGAGAATATAATACAGCACAGTTGAGTAATgtgtataaaaatgaaataggAAATTTGGAAAGgaatgaaaatgtaaatggacaaataaacaattttattCATCGTGATAATCAAACCATGATGAACCTTCAAgatataaaagataatagattatgtgaatataaaataaaaaaagaaggggATGAACAAAGTAATATACACAAAAGGTATAGCGTAAAAGAAGAACAAGACAAGCATAAGAAGCAGAGGGGAAGACGTCTTAAGGGGTATATTAAGAGGGAAAAAGGCATATATAGTTGTGTACAAGGAGAGCAAGATGCAGGTGCAGAGAAGGAGCCAAACGAAGAAAAAGGAATGTATGtgaagaaaaaggaagaacAAATAGAAGGTCCACAAACTACGGAGGAACAAAACAATCAATGGAAAGAAGGAGATACCGCAAGGGAAAACTATGATGGACCTGAGATAAATTGTGGAGAGAATAATCAGCAGAACGGCTCATTCGAAATAAATATGAGTAGCCAAAATGATGTAATAGTAAACTTTCACTTAGATACTGCAGATGAATTGTGTGATGTAAAGGAAAATTTGCAAAACAGAAATGATATAGACGAGGATTTAGCTAAGCTTATATTAAGAATAGAGAGATTAAAGAGGAGAACGATAAACATTATAGTGGATTCAAATGAACAACTGAGTGTGCAGTTAATTGAGGGACAAACTGAAATCAATGGCAGAAtggataaaataaagaagctccagttaaatgaaaaagtagCACTGTATCatcaattaaaaaagtactaCGTTAGGGAGGACTATATAATTTATCAAAGTGGAAATATCATTTCAGCGCGAAATGGTAGTAGTAGCAATAGGGGTAGCAGTAATGGGGGTAATAACTTAAGAAATGTCCAAGGTGGCAGTGAGAACATGACAAATGATAGTGTAATGGAAGAGAATGAAAACAAAGTATTACACATCATGGAGAGAGAACAATTTATAGAAAAtggtaacaataataataatatacaagaaataaaacataaaattagaaaaacaAGTGATAGTAGTAGAAAGGAACATTCGCAATTTATAAAACTAGAGAAGAACTCAAGTAATAATGGAAGTAAggaaaacaaatttatacatgtaataAACGGCGATACAAAAGCAGTCCATGGGAATGGTAGAAATAGTAGTAAAGAAAATGGCAAAGACAGTGGTAAATGTGATAACAGTCGAGATGCTAACTATCTTTCaagtgaaaataataatgaaattactTTAAAAGGAGAATTGGATGTTAATTTAAACTCGAATATGTATGTAACTAGTAGGGACGAAAATGATTTGCAAATCAAAAACGAGGCTGTAAATTTCATTAAGGCAAGTTCAGagataaatacaaataagaGAAGATGTAGAAGTACAAGTAGTAGTGATTTCAACAGAAATATGTTTAATACGAAATATTCTAACGCTGAAGGTATTAAAAAGCAAAGAAGCTTAGAGACTGTGGAAGAATCACAAACGTGTAGCTACGTAGATAAAAACATGTTGAAGAGTATAATgagcagtaataataatagcagctATATCAACAGAAACtacaacaataataatacttgGGCAAATATAGCGGATGATAGAAACTTAAATAGATCTTCCGAAATAGTAAATGAAACCGctggtaataataaattggCTGTTTCACATTGTTCCCAACAAAGTGATAGCTCATTTgataatatgaacatattGATCAGTAAGCCCGGACTCGACAATACTTCGTCCACCACTGCCACGATTGCTGCTACAGTACCATCCGTACATGCGTCTGATAATTGTAGTAATAGCGGAAGCAATAATAGCGGCAGTGGTAATATAAGCTGTAGTAGCGGTAACACAAATGTCTACAGGGAGATAACCAGTTCAGGTATACTATGCGCGAGTGGAGATCGAGTGGAagatatttatattagaTATCGTTCAACTAGTGTAAACAGAgataatattcataataaaaaagataatgaaaagaatatGAATTATGCAACAGGAaacaatttaaatgaaatgaatCATAATCGAAGGAACATGGATAACAGAGTTAAcaatgaaaattttgaaaattgcATTTTGAATCCAAACGATGGTAATAAAGTGAATGGTGATGAGGATAATGAAAAGAATCTATTAACCTTAGTACGAAGCAGCATTGATAATAATACATCAAATGGTTCacgtaataatattatacctAACAGAAATAATAGCATGGATGAAGGAGATAtggtaaataataaaaataaaagaaaaatggtCCACGTAAATTCGTGTACAAATAATGGAAGTAATATGATTGAAAATTATGGATATGGAAATGGGTTGAAAGGAGAACAAAATCAACGTATCTATAGTAATGGTGTAGTGTTaggtaatattaataataataattattatgatgATAATGATGACAATTATGGTGCTTCTGCAAAATTACCATATATACCGGAGAATACTAGTTACGACTCTGATAATTTTATGGTATATAAGGATAATCAAAGTTTCAACAATATTAGTAGTGTAGTTTATGATATGAATCAAAAAGATAACAACGATTTTGACAATTCCACATTTATACATTCTAATAATCACCTAGGTGAATACAATCATATTAACAGTATCCTGGCGAGGGTGAACCCCAGCTCTGACAATGAAGAAATTGACGATAAAGAAGTGGAAGAGGTGAATGGTAAAGAAGTTGATAGTGAAGTAGTTGACTATAACGATGACAATAACACCAGTAACAGCACCCCGCATCATCAGGACTATGCAAACCCCTTGAATTACgcttttaataatatgaatagcAATTTTCATAACATCGTAAATAACACGTTTATAGATAACAAGGAAAATAACATCAATAGAGATATTTTAAACCAATGTAATATAGgaacaaattataatttaagcTACTTgaataacaatagtaatgGCAATTTTGTAGactgtaataatattaataataataataatgttgaTGATGTTGCATATGCTGAACTGTATGAATACCACGAGGATGATGAAATAGTGAATCAAGTTCTAGATGAAGTGGTAGATGATGTAGTAGATGATGTAGTAGATGAAATTATAGGAGAAGGAGAAAATTGTGAAAATGGACCAAgagaatatataatgaatgcATCCCCTTTAGCTACATTGGATACAAATGATTATAATGCATTTCATTTGAGAAATTTTTTGTATGGGCAGAATACACCTTGTAATACTGATAATGCAGGTGATAACTGTAACTATGAGCACAGGAATATTAACATCGAAATGTAtagtagcaataataataacatcaATAGCGTTAGCAACGTTAGAAGTGTTAATAACATTAATCatataagtaataataatcacGTTAAAAGGGGCGCTAATAATGGCAATAGTAATGGAAATATTGATGGAAGTAATGGTGGAAGTAATGGTGGAAATAGTGGTAGAAGTAATGGTGGAAGTAGTGGTGGAAATAGTGGTAGAAGTAATGGTAGAAGTAATGGTGGAAGTAATGGTGGAAATAGTGGtagaagtaataataacagggCAAATTCTACCATGAACGTTATCTATGATAACAATTTCGCCTTTATGAACGGGGAATACATAGGTGCGCGAAATACGAcagataataatatagtaacTGAGGATAACGTAGATATCGATGTGGACAATACGGATATATTATACTCGGATAATAACgtaaatgtttttaatattattcattcGACTAACAGTTCGAACTGCTATAATTATGGTACTAATAACAAGAATAATACTTACAGCATTATGAATAACACGAATGGCACGACTAACACGAATAGCACTACTAACTCTGCCAACACGAACAGTATAAATAACGTTTACAGTATGCACTACAACAATTTTAGTACTCATAACAATACTGACTACTTAAGCGAAAAAGACAACATTGTAGACTCATCAGATGCCTTCGTTTTTATGAACGATGTGAATAATTTCACACAAGATCATAtttcaaatgaaaatatgcAAAGCCAAATGACACAGGATAACAGCAGAGtgctaaaaaattataatatatgtaatgattattataataatgataagaataaaaataacataaatactAATTGTAATGCAAATTATGCAAATGGTGCttacaataattatatctatatgtaa
- a CDS encoding hypothetical protein (conserved Plasmodium protein), with protein MFLKEDEDEVDLYEGLEADNLGTIEKKVEEKKKEVEKVVKPKEQLYERSRKSLYKKLSGAKATYTKKDPCLFLGAPQAIEDIEGGGEQKVEYLLLLNLLYFINDVLIRKHCENIGKVKRVVIIEDENYCKSLGMCLVEFYHLDSSQNYVLYLKEKLKAEVRKLDLHIEEQIKKDELYNHGGYLDYNIIDLLKREYAEFFQTSDNVYDALNKSLNMNRHPLFAWFNTSLKDVLNTYVKSELKKKKKGAMKNDYINRKNESNSDTDSDMSTHILDYVSKKNKFLSYNK; from the exons atgtttttaaaagaag aTGAAGATGAAGTAGATTTATATGAAGGGTTAGAGGCAGACAACCTG GGCACgattgaaaaaaaagtcgaagagaaaaaaaaggaagtcGAAAAAGTTGTCAAACCgaaagaa CAATTGTATGAAAGGTCTAGaaaaagtttatataaaaagttgAGCGGCGCAAAAGCAACATACACcaaaaaag ATCCATGCCTATTTCTTGGTGCTCCTCAAGCAATCGAAGACATAGAAGGAGGAGGAGAACAAAAAGTAGAGTATCTATTGTTATtaaatttactttattttataaatgatgTTTTGATAAGGAAACATTGTGAGAATATTGGTAAAGTTAAAAGAGTTGTAATTATAGAAGATGAAAATTATTGTAAGTCTTTAGGTATGTGCCTAGTAGAGTTTTACCATTTAGACAGTTCACAAAATTATGtactttatttaaaagaaaaactaaAAGCTGAAGTAAGGAAATTAGATTTGCATATAGaagaacaaattaaaaaagatgaGCTGTATAACCATGGAGGGTATTTAGATTACAACATTATAGATTTATTGAAAAGAGAATATGCAGAATTTTTTCAAACATCTGATAATGTTTATGATGCGTTAAATAAGTCCTTGAATATGAATAGACATCCTCTATTTGCATGGTTTAATACGAGTTTAAAAGATGTCCTGAATACTTATGTTAAATCagagttaaaaaaaaagaaaaagggggctatgaaaaatgattatataaacagaaaaaatgaaagtaacTCCGATACAGACAGTGATATGTCTACACATATTCTCGACTAcgtttcaaaaaaaaataaatttctttcTTACAACAAATAA
- a CDS encoding zinc finger protein, with amino-acid sequence MDKTWRCNSCLVVNAENAEECACCMEKRTDDTIKQMNGSSVTTNGNVNNDSDYDCNNVSDNEKNKKKENEEDSSINTDTLVQGNDTNATETTKNNDSNNDENKEMFDGGGFIPSVKQSYDKQLANKSVFLSGITNNKTIPVSSKNNDENNNIKENKNSQNSSGEKTKKGATRSKDRKKIDKKERPPSTRIQPIRKCTQKKICYKT; translated from the coding sequence atggATAAGACCTGGAGATGTAATTCTTGCCTAGTTGTAAATGCTGAAAATGCAGAGGAATGTGCATGTTGTATGGAAAAAAGGACTGATGATACAATAAAGCAAATGAACGGCTCTAGTGTAACAACAAATGGTAACGTGAACAACGATAGCGATTACGATTGTAACAATGTAAgcgataatgaaaaaaataaaaaaaaagaaaatgaagaagattCATCAATAAATACAGATACACTTGTTCAAGGGAATGATACCAATGCAACTGAAACTACCAAAAATAATGACagtaataatgatgaaaataaagaaatgttTGATGGTGGGGGATTTATACCGTCTGTTAAACAATCATATGACAAACAACTAGCTAACAAAAGTGTTTTTTTATCGGGtattactaataataaaactattCCAGTTAGTAgcaaaaataatgatgaaaataataatatcaaaGAGAACAAAAATTCACAGAATTCTTCAggagaaaaaacaaaaaaaggagcAACAAGAAGTAAagacagaaaaaaaattgataagaAGGAAAGACCTCCATCCACAAGAATACAACCAATTAGAAAATgtactcaaaaaaaaatttgctaCAAAACTTAG